A section of the Syntrophales bacterium genome encodes:
- a CDS encoding four helix bundle protein — translation MGNFKKLKVWQKGKDLVVYLYAQTQQGVFCKDYGLRDQIRRAAVSIPSNIAEGDESGSDKQSIRYFYIAKGSTAEVLTQSIIAYEIGYLDKESFENIERECKAISGMLMRLIQARP, via the coding sequence ATGGGGAATTTTAAGAAACTCAAGGTTTGGCAAAAAGGTAAGGATTTAGTGGTTTATCTTTATGCGCAGACTCAACAGGGTGTATTTTGTAAAGATTATGGTTTAAGAGATCAAATTCGCAGGGCTGCTGTTTCCATACCGAGCAACATAGCGGAAGGCGATGAATCTGGTTCTGACAAGCAATCCATCAGGTATTTTTATATAGCGAAGGGTTCCACCGCAGAAGTGTTGACCCAATCCATTATAGCTTATGAGATAGGGTATCTTGATAAAGAAAGTTTTGAAAATATTGAAAGGGAATGTAAGGCGATATCGGGCATGCTGATGCGTTTGATTCAAGCTCGCCCTTAA